A segment of the Deltaproteobacteria bacterium genome:
CCGGGGCCGTTCGGCTCCTCGTGCCAGTAGACGGGCGCCTTCGCCCGGAGGAGGGCGAACGCCTCGTGGGGCCAGCCGGCGACGAAGAGGTCGGGGTTCGCGAGATCGACGCCGGGAAGCCGCATGGGAGCCTCAGGCGCGCCGGCCGAGCAAGCGGCGCGCGGGCCGCAAGCCGAGGAGCTGCGCGACGGCGGTCTTCAAGAAGTGGCGTTGGCGGGCGATGGCGGCTGGGCTGCGGGGATCCTGCTGCACTACCGCCTCGAAGAGCGTGGCGTCGGCGAAGTAGCCGAAGATCAGGTGATAGAGCCCGGCGCCCAGGTGGGGCAGCTCGCTCGCCTCCCAGGGGCCCGGTGCGCCGGCCAGGACGGAGAGCCCCTGCGCGTAGAGCGGTCCCAGGAAACGCCCGAGGGCGCTGCGCAGGTAGCGGTTGTCGTCGAGGCCGGCGCGCTGGATCAGGCGAGGGAGGTGCGGATGCTCCTCCAGATAGTCGAGGACGCGGTCGAGGACCGCCTGCACCTCCGCCGGCTCGAGGCGCCCGCGCTCGCCCCCGGGGCCGCTCTTGCCGCTCTCCGCGACCAGCGCGATGATCGGTGCGATGCCCCGGGAGAGAACCGCCTCGTACAGCGCCCGCTTGTGGCGGAAGTGATGGTACAGGCTCGCCTGGTTCTTGAGCCCCGCCTCCCCGGCGATTTCCCGC
Coding sequences within it:
- a CDS encoding TetR/AcrR family transcriptional regulator, coding for MSPRAATARSREAPSTRDAILDAAERRFADRGFAGVSMREIAGEAGLKNQASLYHHFRHKRALYEAVLSRGIAPIIALVAESGKSGPGGERGRLEPAEVQAVLDRVLDYLEEHPHLPRLIQRAGLDDNRYLRSALGRFLGPLYAQGLSVLAGAPGPWEASELPHLGAGLYHLIFGYFADATLFEAVVQQDPRSPAAIARQRHFLKTAVAQLLGLRPARRLLGRRA